From one Thunnus maccoyii chromosome 6, fThuMac1.1, whole genome shotgun sequence genomic stretch:
- the exosc5 gene encoding exosome complex component RRP46, whose translation MMEVCGSSNVTLREFGCEQSLLSRPDGSASFIQGDTSVLAGVYGPAEVKVSKEIYDRATLEVLIQPKVGLPSVRERSQEQCVRETCEASLLSSLHPRSSLTLILQVLHDDGSLLSCFLNAACMALMDAGLPMSCLFCGVTCAIHTDGQIITDPTAAQEKESRALMTFAIDSTERRVMMSSTKGSFSVHELQQCIAVSQKASEKIFQFYRDSVRRRYSKTL comes from the exons atgatGGAGGTGTGCGGATCTTCAAACGTTACTCTGAGAGAGTTTGGTTGTGAACAGAGTTTATTGTCTCGACCTGATGGTTCAGCGTCTTTCATTCAAG GAGACACGAGTGTGTTGGCTGGAGTTTACGGACCAGCTGAGGTCAAAGTCAGCAAGGAGATCTATGACCGAGCAACCTTGGAGGTGTTGATACAGCCCAAAGTTGGACTTCCAA GCGTAAGGGAGAGATCGCAAGAGCAGTGTGTACGAGAAACCTGCGAGGCGTCTCTGCTCTCGTCGCTCCATCCTCGCTCCTCCCTCACTCTCATCCTTCAAGTGTTGCATGATGACGGTTCA CTGTTGTCCTGCTTTTTGAATGCTGCCTGCATGGCTCTTATGGATGCAGGTCTGCCTATGAGCTGCCTGTTCTGTGGAGTGACCTGTGCCATCCACACAGACGGTCAGATCATCACAGACCCCACTGCAGCTCAGGAAAAG GAAAGTCGAGCTTTGATGACCTTTGCTATTGACAGTACAGAACGCAGAGTCATGATGTCATCAACCAAAGGATCATTTTCAGTTCATGAG ctgcagcagtgtaTAGCCGTCAGTCAGAAAGCATCAGAGAAGATCTTCCAGTTCTACAGAGACTCCGTCAGACGGCGATATTCCAAAACCCTCTGA
- the tmem91 gene encoding synapse differentiation-inducing gene protein 1, with translation MENLDELEHPLLGESPDNSQASKPGQGPGPGQAPGGLFKGILVKCEEDRAYPPLTWRNYCGHPPELQQQQLLDPCSLPRTLESFYPPPPIWGHADSLLSKDYLETTFVDIRPGSTLERKLLAETQDFHSMSYSMDDEDDLLPDSDDSSIDDFSDTDSENNFPLMIPQDYLGLAFFSMLCCFWPLGIAAFYLSQKTNKASAQGDFQGANAASRQALWLSVLSIVFGIITYICAIAALISYLSGKPP, from the exons ATGGAGAATCTAGATGAGCTGGAGCACCCTCTTCTGGGAGAAAGCCCCGATAACAGCCAAGCATCAAAGCCGGGGCAAGGGCCCGGACCTGGACAGGCCCCTGGTGGGCTGTTTAAGGGAATCTTGGTTAAGTGTGAGGAAGACAGAGCCTACCCTCCTTTAACGTGGAGGAACTATTGTGGACATCCTCCTGAGCTTCAGCAGCAACAGCTACTGGATCCCTGCTCATTACCTCGCACACTGGAGTCTTTCTACCCACCGCCCCCCATCTGGGGCCACGCAGACTCCCTGCTCAGCAAGGACTACCTGGAGACCACCTTTGTGGACATTCGGCCCGGCTCTACGCTGGAGAGGAAGCTTCTGGCTGAGACGCAGGACTTCCACAGCATGTCCTACAGCATGGATGATGAAGACGACCTGCTTCCTGACTCTGAC GACTCATCCATTGATGACTTTAGTGATACAGACAGTGAGAACAACTTCCCTCTGATGATCCCTCAGGACTACTTGGGTCTGGCTTTTTTCTCCATGCTCTGCTGCTTCTGGCCCCTGGGCATCGCTGCCTTCTACCTTTCACAGaag aCGAACAAGGCGTCCGCTCAGGGGGATTTTCAAGGGGCCAACGCAGCATCTCGCCAGGCTCTGTGGCTCTCAGTTCTCTCCATCGTGTTTGGAATCATAACGTACATCTGCGCCATCGCTGCGCTGATTTCCTACCTGTCTGGCAAACCGCCATAA